The segment CTTGATGAATTGGTTGAAGAGTTTGAATTAACCTTTCCTGAAAATAAATAACTATTCTGGCTAACCTTAATTTTTACCTAATATTAAATCAATTAAAGCCTGATTGAAACCGCTACCAAACAACAAAAAATCAATACTTTTGAGGACAAAACGCGCTAAAATCACTTGGTTTTTAGTCGGGTTAAATGTCCTCTATTTTTTGTTAGAGATTCTTTTAGGAGGTAGTGATAATATCAATACCATCTATACTCTGGGTGCATTAGTTCCTCAAGTTGTTGTACAAGGAGAAGTATGGCGATTATTGACCGCTAATTTTTTACATTATAGTTGGTTACACCTCTTCGTTAACATGATTGGACTTTATTTTTTAGGTCGCTTGGTTGAGTTAAAATTTGGTGTTTTCCGCTATCTAATAATTTATTTTGTCAGTGGACTAGGAGCGATGGCTGCTTTTACTTATTTTGCCATTACAACAAATGATACTGATTATATTTTATTGGGAGCTTCCGGTGCTATTATGGGATTAGTTGGTAGCATTACAGCTTTGTTTCTACAGAATTTTTGGCAAGAAAGATCCCGAATTGCGACACGACGATTACAATTTATTTTATTGTCTATTGGATTACAATTTGTTTTTGATTTTTTTATTCCCGAAGTAAGTTTTTTGAGTCATTTATTTGGCTTAATCATTGGTTTTTTTGTTGGTTTAATATTGCTAATCTTAAGTAATTTATAGAATCTAATCGCTATTAACTATTAACTATTAACTATACACTACCAACTGCTTATGATTGCTCAACTTGAAGATAATAAAATCTATTCTCCTGAAGAATATCTCGAATTTGAAGTTAATTCATTGGAACGTCATGAATACATTAATGGAGAAATTATTGCCATGACAGGTGGTACACCTAATCATAATAAAATAGCTCTAAATTTTAGCAGTTTGCTGAATTTTGGTCTAAAAAAGCAGCCCTATGATATATTTATGAGTGATCAACGTCTATGGATACCCGAAAAATGTATTTATACTTATCCAGATGTTATGGTCATTTCTCAACCCCTTGAATACCAAGAAACCCGAAAAGATACGTTAATTAATCCTTTATTAATTGGAGAAGTCTTATCAAAATCAACTAAAAATTATGATAAGGATGAAAAATTTGCAGCCTATCGAACGATTCCGACTTTTAAAGAATATATCTTAATTGATCAATATTCAATGCACGTTGAACATTATGCAAAAATAGAAATCAATCAATGGATTTTTAGGGAGTATAATATACCAGAAACCTCG is part of the Rippkaea orientalis PCC 8801 genome and harbors:
- a CDS encoding rhomboid family intramembrane serine protease, with the protein product MRTKRAKITWFLVGLNVLYFLLEILLGGSDNINTIYTLGALVPQVVVQGEVWRLLTANFLHYSWLHLFVNMIGLYFLGRLVELKFGVFRYLIIYFVSGLGAMAAFTYFAITTNDTDYILLGASGAIMGLVGSITALFLQNFWQERSRIATRRLQFILLSIGLQFVFDFFIPEVSFLSHLFGLIIGFFVGLILLILSNL
- a CDS encoding Uma2 family endonuclease, which gives rise to MIAQLEDNKIYSPEEYLEFEVNSLERHEYINGEIIAMTGGTPNHNKIALNFSSLLNFGLKKQPYDIFMSDQRLWIPEKCIYTYPDVMVISQPLEYQETRKDTLINPLLIGEVLSKSTKNYDKDEKFAAYRTIPTFKEYILIDQYSMHVEHYAKIEINQWIFREYNIPETSISFNYIPLQIELADLYDKVDL